In Rhodamnia argentea isolate NSW1041297 chromosome 5, ASM2092103v1, whole genome shotgun sequence, the DNA window GCCGATTTGCAAACTTGTCGCGGCGAATTTCGACGTCGAAACAACCAATTCGAAAatgttaaagggcgaatttagAGGTTGTAAAATGGGTCGGGGCTCCAATTTTTCAGTCTGAACTTTTTGAGCCTGGTTGAGCACTGAGCAGTGAGTATAGACTTTCACCAATCGGTTAGAAATGAGGTTCAAAAGAGGAAAGCCCAATCATGCACGAGTCTCGCTGGGACTCAGTGGATTTCGAGCAGATCCATCGTCGTTCTATTGACTCACCAGTCGATTCATCAAGTCACCAACACATTTCAAAACTTCTCAATTTCCAAATCTTTGTGGTGGATTGCTACATCTTattcattgcactttttgccAATGCTAATGGTTTGTTTCCAGTTTGATAAATACttgataatattaaaaataacaatatatcgcttaaaatatggagaattaccaaaaaaatctccaatcTATTTTGTTCGTACCAATTCAACTCAGCTCAAAACCTTTCGATTTGGTTAATTTAGTTCTGAACCTTTCGACGGTTTGTCAAATGAGTCTTAtcggccaattttttttattggaaatcGATGATGTGGATACACCAGTCGTTTTAGATGGCGCtaacgtagacaatttttgcaattttttgttatgtttttaAGAGTTTCGTTCAATTTCAATTCGTTTTAGGTtaagttgtttttattttgtaggCGGTTTATCTAAGTTGAGCTGGTTTACTTATTTTAAATTGATGTAAATCCCCCTTGAATGAACTTGAGTGTCTACATACATCCAACATGCAAAAATAAAGGCGATTTGGTTCGATATTTAAATCGGTCGGTGTTAGCATAGAAATGAAAGGAGGTTATTCGATAAGTGTGCATGCTTCCATACTAAATATTCGACTAATTAGGGATGTAATTTTCCTTATTGCAAATAAGGCATACTTTCAAAAACAAATAGTATTCGATTTCGATCGATATGCTTGACATCGAACATCTCTTACTCTATTGCTAGGTCTCATCGATCCGGTTAAGTGACATCGGCTCACAACCTCACAATGACCCAACTATTGAGCGTTGATAAGTCGTCGAAATTATTTAACCTAGATCCCGTCCCTATCTACTGACATGGTAAACATAATCAATCatgatttgtgaaaaaaaaaaaaaaacactagagATTGAGCTCATTCAAGCATGAATTGGGGAAAAACAAAGGTGCCATGTTGTGCGCGGATCGCGGTAGCTAGGGTCTTTTTGGTCAATGGTTCTGCGTGCATGGCCGAGGCGTCCTCTCTATTGTGCGAACCGAAGTGCTTGCCTGGCTGGAGACCCTAGAATACTTCCGATCCAAGTCGGAAGCTATTTCGGAGCTacacttttttaaattttttggtcagaatttcGGAATTACACTTCGATTAATCTAATTTGATAAGGTGTCTAGTAAGCATAGATCAGTCCTTGTgggaggtaagtttccttattAGGAAAGCTCATGTCCTGTCGAGTCTCCTTTAAGATTGAAGAGTGGCCCACaacaaaagataagaaaataaagtgGCGGAACTGGTTGTCAAAGCCCATCGTAGGAAACAACCTTCCTTCTATTTGGATTTTATATATCCCCTCGAACTCTTTGGGCTCTTTTTATGTTCTGAAGGTGCATAGCATATATGCACGATCTAACAATTTCttaagggataatgacacaaacattttctaaattttggatCAATGCACAATGttatttctaaacttttaatttgttaaatgttGTCCCCGATaaatgttcaacttaatccatAGAAACATCCAATTTCATCCTTCTATTGATTCACGTTCATGAACAATATCGAACATCCAAAAGTatatggatcacattgaataagtTAAAGTTCAAAAGCGATATTGCAATTTGGGTTAAAGTTCGGTagccatattgaacaaatcaaaagtttagggacgatAGTGCATATTGATTTGAAATTCAAGGAcctttgtgtcattttctcatcTATTAATATTATCTTCCTCACAAAATaaatgtaaataaataaataaatagaagaaGTACGAATTTTCGTGGTAgctaaaagaggaagaagaaaagggacaccacaaaagcaaaaaataattttgctaTTTCCAGTCAGGGCAAGGGAACACTCGTGACTTGTCAACCTTTTCATCATCTGGAAGCAGCAAAAAAGTTTCCTCCAATCCACGGCTACCACACCACCTTCTCTCTCCACCGTTGCTGGTGAACGTGATTGCGACTTTCACCGCGTCCGTACTGGCCACAGCGGCTGTGATTCTGGAAGCTCGAAGGTCAGAGACGGAGAATGAGCTTCCAAGACGTCCAGAATGGCGCGAGGCCGGCTTCTTCCCGGTCCCAGAGCCCCTCGCAAGCGGTGGCCGCCGGGATCTTCCAGATCAACACCGCTGTCGCCGGCTTCCGCCGGCTCGTCGACGCCATCGGCACCGCCAAGGACACCCCCGATCACCGCCAGAAATTGTTCGTCTCATTTCACCCCCTCTCTCGTTACTCGCCTTTTTTGGAGTGCCTGGAGAGAGGCAATGTTCACCGGCGAGTTTCCCCGTTTGCAGGCACAACACGAGGCAGAGGATACTGCAGTTGGTGAAGGACACTTCGGCGAAGCTCAAAGCGTTGAGCGAATCCGATCACGACTCCAGAGTAAATGTATGATCTCTTCACTTGTATTTTGATTTATGTGCCGGCTCTTTTTTCTCCTTGGATTTTCACTCCATTATCTGGTTTGATTCGATTGAAATTTGAGCCCCGATTTGATGCATCCGTGTGCGTTGCGTTGCTTTAGCCAAGTAAGAAGATAGAAGATGCGAAGCTCGCAAGGGATTTCCAAAATACATTGCAAGAATTCCAGAAAGTTCAGCAGCTCGCGGCCGAGCGCGAGTCTGGTTATGCTCCATCTGGTCCTCCTCCCTCTGCAACAACGTGCGTCGTCTATTTGGATTGTCGCGTTTGATCGATAGGAAGAGATAATAGCttgtttgtttcctttttcgttATCACTTTCCTCGATTCTCTGGGTTTGATATTTTGACCATTGGTCTATGTCGACTGCTTCTCAAACAGTTCCGGGTCTGATGAGCAAGTGGCATCTAGAGTGGACCAAGAATACCAACCTTTTCTTATGGATCAGAGGAGGTAGGCAATTCAACTCCGCTGAATTACTTCAATGTTGATTAATCAAGGTTGGTATAGGTTTGGTACCCATTTTGCCTTGAGTCTTGTTCAATGGCTTTTTCAATGTAGGACATTACATGCAGTGCACATCATATTGGTTCGGTAATCTTTCGAAGTGTTGCTTAGCAGTGTTCATGCTGGGAGCTATCAATGCAATCTCGTGTTTGTAATTTATGTTACTTGCAAAACATGCCTGTTTTGTTGTTCGCTCAATGCAGTATAGCCTTGGAAGCTCAACGTAGTCTTTTTTCCTGCTTTTATTCCGGCATCTTATTGGCTAAACATGAGTAAACTTCATGCTAACGAAATGGAACACAAAAGTCAAGTATTTTAAAACAATGTCTACAATAAAATAATATCAGTTCTTCTATTTCAGGCAGGAGGTTGTGCTTTTAGACAATGAAGTTGCTTTCAATGAGGCTATGATTGATGAAAGAGACCAAGGTATAAGAGAAGTAGAGGACCAAATTGGACAAGCAAATGAAATATTCAGGGACCTTGCTGTTTTAGTTCATGAGCAGGGTGTGGTAATTGGTAAGACGCCAGTATAACACGAAGCTATCTGGTTTCCTGTTATAAATTTCTCCTGGCTCTGTTGATGTTTTTACTTTGGTTTTTATATGATGACATCTTTCAACATTACAGATGATATTCAATCGAACATTGAAAATTCCGCAGCTGCGACAAAGCAAGCAAAAGTTCAACTGGTTAAAGCTTCTAAAAGTACGAAATCCAGATCCTCATGGGTAAGTATCTAGCTTGACTATCAGATCATGTTTTTCCTTCATTACCATTGGCGATATCAATAGCCAGATATAAGAAAACATTGTTTGAATTGTCAGAAATAAGTTTCCCCAAGAAATTGTCAATTATAAGTTTAGTTAAATTCATTGTGGTTTTCATGTCCTTTGCTTTAAGAAAAGATATGTACTATTAACATTGAATGCTGCTGAGGACGCCACAGCTGTCACTGCTACCTGTAGGCCAGTAACTTGACCTGCCATGATGGCAAAGGCATCACTCTGCAATTTCATTTGTGTCGTATGAAGGTCAAATACAAGGACGCTAATTCTTCTGCTTCCTTTTTCATAGGAGAAGAATAGTTCAGAGAAATGATAAAGTTGTTCGGTTAAGTTGGTATTATGAATGTTCAGTTGTCCATAGTAGCTCAGAACACCTAGTTCCTCTTGTTACATTATCTGCTATTGAGTCAATACTTTCTATTTATCCTTGAACAAGATCTGGAAAAATTCCATGTGAGAGCACTTTGGGAGAAAACTCTGCAATTTCATTTGTGTCAAAGGCATCACTCTGCAATT includes these proteins:
- the LOC115747514 gene encoding syntaxin-22-like; the encoded protein is MSFQDVQNGARPASSRSQSPSQAVAAGIFQINTAVAGFRRLVDAIGTAKDTPDHRQKLHNTRQRILQLVKDTSAKLKALSESDHDSRVNPSKKIEDAKLARDFQNTLQEFQKVQQLAAERESGYAPSGPPPSATTSGSDEQVASRVDQEYQPFLMDQRRQEVVLLDNEVAFNEAMIDERDQGIREVEDQIGQANEIFRDLAVLVHEQGVVIDDIQSNIENSAAATKQAKVQLVKASKSTKSRSSWCWWLLAIFVVAVIIFLLVLIL